The segment ATTTCATTGAATTAGAAACCTTCTCTCCATATTCTCCAGTCAATAAATCTGCAAGAGGATCCCGAAACAAAGGATTCTTTTTTTTACTTTCAACAGCACGATAATACGCGACCCAAAAAGCAGTATCGGAGACTTTTTTGACGGACGAAGTATTAGAATCCATTATTTTACTTAATGCCTGCCTTGACAGAAAATGCAATGATTCAAGCGCCCTAACGTTAAAGTGCGCTTGAGGTGACCGTAATGATAATCCCAACCCTGATATGAGCTAGAGCAAGAAAAAACAAAAAAACGTCTTATAAACTGCCGCCTCGCTCGATATTGCTAAAAATCTGAATCAATATGTTTTTCCCATCTGGAGTTCCAATAATTTCTAGGGGTGAATTTCCACCCAATGCAATATTGGGGTTTTTAATCCATTCAGAAGCGTTGCGCTCAGATCCAAGGGTTTGAATCGCCTTTGCCATCAAATCAGCTTTAGTCCAATTCGTTTCCAAAATGTACCATCCTTTGTTTTTGCTCGGTTGCACTTCGCTTTTCGAGAGATATCAATAAACTGCAAGAACAAACCAATAACAAAATTGATTGTTTAGTTGTGTTTTGATTCTATCAAATTGTTGCAGGATTGATTATGAATAAATAATTGACGGATGCTATGAAGTGCATCTTCTGATATGCCTGATTCCACGTATCGAATACCACTTCGTAAGATAAATATTTTTACATCGTGGCCTACATCTGGTTTGTTACCTATTAGTATTTTAGACAGTGGTTCCATTCTCCAACACCCTTGTTGATTAAGATGTGATGGGCTAACGAGATCAATTTGAATAATCACTATTTCTTCATCTTGCTGTAATTGAATGAGCTGATCAACGTGCTCGAGGAAGATCATGTTGCTGAAATAATCATCTTCGATCTTTATTTGAAATTCGACATGGAACCATGGGGCATGCAAATTTCGACTAACGTATCGCCAATACCTTAAGTCTTCACCGAACGCTCGAGGGAGTGGTATTTCTGCAGCAGTGGTTGTCTCAAACATTGTGGGATTACTTTAATATGAACACTATAGATTGTAGCACCATAGGTTTCATATTGGCTATATGGGGTATTCAAAAGCCGGAACATACCCCACATGGACACACGTAGAGCGTTTGCAAATTCTTTGAGACAGGTTAGGAAAGCAAGAGGGCTTACGCAAGAGGATTTTTCGGATATTTCAAGCCGAACCTACTTAAGTACACTTGAACGAGGTTTGAAAAGCCCAACACTAGATAAAGTTCAGGCTCTAGCTGAAACGTTGAGTATTCACCCTTTAACACTTTTGGCAATTACATATATGCAGCTTCAGAAAGGAAAGCAGCTTTCATCTCTCCTGGAATTGGTCAGTCGTGAGATCCATGACCTTAATATTAAAGCATCCCAAGAATAAGAAGTTTAAGTTATTATCAGTACTTTTTGCGAATATTTAGGCAAAAAGCAGATAATTCTCGGAAGAGTAACTGAGTCTGCTTCGATAAGTAGTACAGACAATTAACTTTCACTTGCCTGCGAGAAAAATATTGATTAGTGCACAAATATTACCAAGAACAAGAAATAGAATAGTCTTTTACTGTACCAAGCTATATTTAGAGCTTGCATGATATTACTTAAAGTTCTTTTTCAAGAAAATGAGAAAAACGGGTTTGTTGAATTGAAATATTTAAGTTTCTTTCAATTGTAGGAATGAAAATCCGGAATTCCTGAAAATTTAGAAAGTAGAATTTATTGTAACCGGTCTGTTACAGTACTTAATTAGCCATTGCAGTGGGTACAAAGGAATATTGGAAAATATCAGTAATATTGGAAATTCCCAGCACAACC is part of the Sulfurirhabdus autotrophica genome and harbors:
- a CDS encoding MbcA/ParS/Xre antitoxin family protein, which codes for MQPSKNKGWYILETNWTKADLMAKAIQTLGSERNASEWIKNPNIALGGNSPLEIIGTPDGKNILIQIFSNIERGGSL
- a CDS encoding helix-turn-helix domain-containing protein, coding for MDTRRAFANSLRQVRKARGLTQEDFSDISSRTYLSTLERGLKSPTLDKVQALAETLSIHPLTLLAITYMQLQKGKQLSSLLELVSREIHDLNIKASQE